One genomic segment of Chelonia mydas isolate rCheMyd1 chromosome 1, rCheMyd1.pri.v2, whole genome shotgun sequence includes these proteins:
- the KCNJ8 gene encoding ATP-sensitive inward rectifier potassium channel 8, producing the protein MLARKSIIPEEYVLARIAAENLRKPRIRDQPRKARFIAKSGACNLAHKNIREQGRFLQDIFTTLVDLKWRHTLVIFTMSFLCSWLLFAMMWWLVAFAHGDMDASTENCTGSTKWTPCVTCVRSFTSAFLFSIEVQVTIGFGGRMMTEECPMAITVLILQNIVGLIINAVMLGCIFMKTAQAHRRAETLIFSRHAVIAIRNGRLCFMFRVGDLRKSMIISASVRIQVVRKTTTPEGEIIPIHQQDIPVDNPIESNNIFLVAPLIICHVIDKRSPLYDISASDLVNQDLELIVVLEGVVETTGITTQARTSYIAEEILWGHRFVPIVTEEEGVYAVDYSKFGNTIKVAAPRCSARELDEKPSILIQTLQKSELSHQNSLRKRNSMRRNNSMRRNNSMRRNNSSLIVPKVQFITPEGNQSMCET; encoded by the exons ATGTTGGCCAGGAAGAGTATCATCCCTGAAGAATATGTGCTGGCACGGATTGCTGCTGAGAACCTTCGCAAGCCACGCATCCGGGACCAGCCCCGCAAAGCTCGTTTCATCGCCAAGAGCGGGGCGTGCAATTTGGCTCACAAGAACATCCGCGAGCAGGGCCGCTTCTTGCAAGACATCTTCACTACCCTGGTGGACCTGAAGTGGCGCCACACGCTGGTGATCTTTACCATGTCCTTCCTGTGCAGCTGGTTGCTCTTTGCCATGATGTGGTGGCTGGTGGCTTTTGCCCATGGAGACATGGATGCTAGCACCGAGAACTGTACAGGCAGTACTAAATGGACACCATGTGTGACATGTGTCAG GTCTTTCACTTCTGCTTTCCTCTTTTCCATTGAAGTTCAAGTGACCATTGGTTTTGGGGGCAGAATGATGACAGAAGAATGTCCCATGGCCATCACTGTCCTGATTCTGCAGAACATCGTAGGTTTGATTATCAATGCTGTCATGCTGGGCTGCATATTTATGAAAACTGCCCAAGCTCACAGAAGGGCAGAGACCTTGATTTTCAGCCGGCATGCGGTGATTGCCATTCGGAATGGCAGACTTTGCTTCATGTTCAGAGTGGGAGACCTGAGGAAAAGCATGATCATCAGTGCCTCGGTGAGAATACAGGTAGTGAGGAAGACGACTACGCCCGAAGGGGAGATCATCCCTATACATCAGCAAGACATCCCGGTGGATAATCCTATTGAAAGCAATAACATTTTCCTGGTGGCTCCATTGATCATTTGCCATGTCATAGACAAGCGGAGTCCTCTCTATGATATCTCTGCTAGTGACCTTGTCAACCAAGATTTAGAACTTATAGTGGTACTTGAAGGAGTAGTAGAAACCACTGGCATCACCACGCAAGCAAGAACATCTTACATAGCAGAGGAGATCCTGTGGGGTCACCGCTTTGTGCCCATCGTAACGGAAGAGGAAGGCGTGTATGCGGTTGATTACTCCAAGTTTGGGAACACGATCAAGGTAGCAGCTCCGCGGTGCAGCGCTAGGGAGCTGGATGAAAAGCCTTCCATTCTCATCCAGACTCTTCAGAAAAGTGAGCTGTCTCATCAAAACTCTCTGCGGAAACGCAATTCCATGAGGCGGAACAACTCCATGAGGAGGAACAACTCCATGAGGAGGAACAACTCTTCCCTCATTGTGCCCAAAGTACAGTTTATAACACCTGAGGGGAATCAGAGTATGTGCGAAACATGA